The DNA region CTGCGTGGTTTTGGGTGGGCGGGCGGCTGGCGAGCCTGGCGGGGTGGCCGGGCTGGGCCGCGTACAAGCCGTATTCGATTTTGAGCATCGCGGTCGCGGCGACGGGGACGTATGTGTTGTGGTCCAAGCTGGTGCGCAAGGACCGCGCCCTGCTCGCGACGCTGGCCGAGACCGCGGTGGTTATCGTGCACGGGTCGCCGGAGCCGTACGGAGCGGTCCTCGCCCTGCCGCTGCCCGCTGTGCTGGTCATCGCGTACCGCGCGCTGCGGCGCGGTGGCCGAGGCGTGTGGGGGACGGGCGTGTACCTGGGCCTGTCCGCGCTCACGTACACGCTGTACGCCGGGTATGCGGCGTTCGCGGTTTTCTTGCTCGCCTTGTCCGCGGGCTGGGGCGGGGACCGGCGCGTGGTGGCCAAACGGCTCGCGGCCATGGCCGCTGTCTCGGTCCCCGTCGCATTGGTCAGTTGGGGGCCGTACCTGCTCGCCGTGCTGCGCCATGGGGCGGGCGCCGATATGGCGCCGAGGTTCATGATGCGCAACGGGGCGACGTTGTCGCTGCCGATGACGTGGACGTTGATCTCGGGTTTGTGCTGCCTGACCGGAACGTTGTGGATCATCGGCTGGTTCCGCCGCAACCACATCGCCCATGCGCTCGGGGTCGCGGTCGTGGCGGTGTACCTTGTGACGTTCGCGTCGTTCTTGCTCTCCCTCGAAGGGACGACGCTGCTCGCGTTCCGGTTGCTGGTGCCGCTCCTCGCGATGCTGAGCTCCGCGGGCGTCCTCGCGTTCTTGCTGGGGGCCAGGGTCCTCGCCGTGCGCCTGCGCGGCGTCGGCGGGCGCCGGTTCAGCGTCCGGGCCATCGCGGCCGGGCTCGCGGCCATCGTTGCCGTCTCCTACGCCCAATCCATGCTGAACCTGATGGTCGAGCCGTTCACTGTGGCGAACACCGACACGGACGGCGACGGGCGGCGGGGGGACGGGCGCGCGCCCGACGAAGGCCAGTACTACCGGGACGTCGATCACGCGATTCGCGAGTTCACCGGGAAAAAACCGGACCAGCTGGAGGTGCTCACCAGCGATTACGGGTTCCTCGCGATTTATCCTTACTGGGGTTTCCAAGCCCTCACCCCCCATTACGCCAACCCGCTCGCGCACTTCGAGGAACGTTCCGAAGCGATCAAGTCCTGGGCGAAGCTCGCCAATCCCGATGATCTCCTCGCGGCGTGGCGCGCGCTGCCGTGGCGCGCGCCCGATGTGATCCTCTTCCGTCGAGGCGCGGACGGGAAATACCTCCTGCGGCTTTCGGCCGACATCTTCCCGAACCAGCCCAACGTGGTTCGCGAAGACGTGGCGTTCGACCCGAGGCTCTTCCCGGCGGGCTCGTTCGCCACCCGGGAGTTCGGCCCGTTCGTGGTTGTGATGCAAAAGTCTGGAGCCCTTGGCCGGTATCCCTGAACTGGGCTCCGTCCGCTCGGGGAATTCCCAGGGCGGCTGGTTCGTTCCACGGGTACCGTTCCACGCAGACATCCAGGGTATATATTGCCTAGAGCTAAGTAATTCTGATTCGAAGGGGCTCGCAAGTGGCCAGAACGGACGACGACACATGGTCGATCACCGAGTCTGTCGGGGCGACCGCGCTGCTTGTGGCCACCGCGCGAGCCTTTGAGGCACGCAAGGCCGACCCGCTTGCCACCGACCCGTTCGCGGAGCTGCTGGTGAGCGCCGCAGGCGGGAAATGGGCAGCGGCCTTGCGCGGCGAAGGCCCCGTCTTCGAAGCTTTCGGCACGAGCTGGTTCGGCATGAGTTTTCAACGCTACCAGGGCGCGCGGACGCAGTTTTTCGACGCGGTCTTCGCGGCGGCCGAGGCCGCTGGCGTGCGGCAGTACGTCATCCTTGCCGCCGGTTTGGACGCGCGGGCCTACCGGCTCAGCTACCCCGAGGGCAGCCGGGTGTTCGAGCTCGACCAGCCGCACGTGCTCGATTTCAAGACGCAAACCCTGGCCGGGATCGGCGTCGCCCCGGCAGCGGGCAGAGTGACCGTGCCGATCGACCTGCGCCAGGACTGGCCGACGGCTCTGGTCAAAGCGGGGTTCGCCCCGGCGAAACCGTCCGCGTGGCTCGTCGAAGGGCTCCTGATGTATTTGTCCGCGAAAGCGGAGACTCTCCTGCTGGAGCGGTTGCTCTCGCTGTCCGCGCCGGGGAGCTGGGCCGGGATCGAGCATATGCAGCCGATGGACGCCGAAGGGATGCAGCAGGAGGTGCGCCGGCTCGCGCCGCAAATCACCGACGGCGCCGCGAACTGGTCTTCGAACTTCGCCGAACTCATCTATAACGAGCCGCGACCCGACTTGGTCGAACGGCTGACCGCAGAGGGCTGGGCCGCCCAGGGGGTCTCCTCGGCCAAGCACATGGCGCAGCTCGGCCACCCGGTCGACTCGCCGGCCCTCGGGCAAACAGCTCTGGCGACCACGTTCAGCACGACCACATTGGTCACCGCGACCCTGCAGCAAGAGCGACGAAGGAGCATCATGCCAAGAAACGACAACGACACCTGGTCCATCGCCGAGTCCGTCGGCGTCACTGCTGTCATGGTCGCCGCAGCCCGCGCCCATGAGACCGCGAAACCAGACGGGCTTATCAACGACCCGCACGCCGCCACATTGGTGCGGGCCTCCGGGGTGCCTTTTTTCGTCAGGTCGCTCGACGGCGAGGTCGAGCTGGGCGATGATCCGCTCATCAGCGCTTACGTCGAAGCCTTGGTCTCCTACCAGGCGGCTCGGACCACAGTGTTCGACCGCTTCTTCCAGGAAGCGGCCGAGGCGGGGGTGCGGCAAGCGGTGATCCTCGCCTCCGGCCTGGACTCGCGCGCCTACCGCCTGCCCTGGCCGGACGGCACGACCGTCTACGAGATCGACCAGCCCCAGGTGCTCGCGTTCAAAGCAGAGACCTTGGCGGACGTCGTTCCGACCGCCCGACGCGTCGCCGTGCCGGTGGACCTGCGCGAGGACTGGCCGAAGTCACTGGCCGAAGCTGGTCTGGACCCGGCCGAACCCGTCGCGTGGCTCGCCGAGGGGCTCCTGCCGTATTTGCCCGCGGAGGCGGAGCGCCTGCTGTTCGAGCGAATCGACTCGCTCGCCGCGCCAGGCAGCCGCATCGCGGTGGAGAACTGGCCCGCGCGCGCCGTGACGGCAGAGCGCCAACAATTACAGCGGCGGGTCTTCTCGACTGTCGCCCCCGATCTCGATCTCGACATCGAAGACCTCGTCTTCCAAGGCGAAGACCGCCTCGACGTG from Segniliparus rotundus DSM 44985 includes:
- a CDS encoding class I SAM-dependent methyltransferase — translated: MPRNDNDTWSIAESVGVTAVMVAAARAHETAKPDGLINDPHAATLVRASGVPFFVRSLDGEVELGDDPLISAYVEALVSYQAARTTVFDRFFQEAAEAGVRQAVILASGLDSRAYRLPWPDGTTVYEIDQPQVLAFKAETLADVVPTARRVAVPVDLREDWPKSLAEAGLDPAEPVAWLAEGLLPYLPAEAERLLFERIDSLAAPGSRIAVENWPARAVTAERQQLQRRVFSTVAPDLDLDIEDLVFQGEDRLDVPGWLAEHGFAVQNTPSQEVLAALGRTPDPRVADARPQSYFVIANR
- a CDS encoding arabinofuranosyltransferase — protein: MIDGRLRALRPVLALTTAALVSLVGFKAVATVHWPAYNNSYVPYAATTAGQLVCLAVAFQAALWLRQGKRRGELLAWLSVSGFVTATLALPLGSTRLFLFGITIDPQFRTSYLTRFTDSPALADMTYSGLPPYYPPAWFWVGGRLASLAGWPGWAAYKPYSILSIAVAATGTYVLWSKLVRKDRALLATLAETAVVIVHGSPEPYGAVLALPLPAVLVIAYRALRRGGRGVWGTGVYLGLSALTYTLYAGYAAFAVFLLALSAGWGGDRRVVAKRLAAMAAVSVPVALVSWGPYLLAVLRHGAGADMAPRFMMRNGATLSLPMTWTLISGLCCLTGTLWIIGWFRRNHIAHALGVAVVAVYLVTFASFLLSLEGTTLLAFRLLVPLLAMLSSAGVLAFLLGARVLAVRLRGVGGRRFSVRAIAAGLAAIVAVSYAQSMLNLMVEPFTVANTDTDGDGRRGDGRAPDEGQYYRDVDHAIREFTGKKPDQLEVLTSDYGFLAIYPYWGFQALTPHYANPLAHFEERSEAIKSWAKLANPDDLLAAWRALPWRAPDVILFRRGADGKYLLRLSADIFPNQPNVVREDVAFDPRLFPAGSFATREFGPFVVVMQKSGALGRYP